The DNA segment TCTATTTTAAAAAAAGTTCCAAATTAAACGTAAGGGGTTATTAGACGAGGACAGGAAAAGACTATACATAGTACTTGAATCTTTAATCTATATACTTATTATTGGATACATTTTTTTCATGAACGTAAACTTTTGGAGTGTAATGCCTCCCCCAATGTTTTTACTATTTAGCGCAATATTTTTATTAAGAGGTATCGAAGAATTGAAGGAAGACAAGGAGTCAATGGCTTACTATTACGAATGGTTTTTAGCTTCATTCATTTTAATTATGTTTATAATTAGCTTCGTGAATGAATTATTGAAATTATAGAGAAATGGTGTTTTGGCGAAAACATACAGGCTGTTGGGGTTCAGAATGATTATTTATTATTTTGCTACGTCTCTTCCGATCAGCCACGATTTAGTAATTTTTTTGACAAAGGGTGTATTCCTATACTTTGAACGACTAAAGAGAGCAAGACAGCAGCAAATGTCAGAGAGAGTATTAATTCAGTGCCTTGTGCTTCTTGTGCCTGAAGATTTAAGATCAAGAAGACAGACATAGATCCTTTCAATCCTGACCAGCTAAGAAGGAGGGATTCTCTCCAGTTGATTGTGTGTCTCCACACTGGAAAGGTCTGAGTCGCACCGGCAATAATAAGAAATCTTACCAATAAAGATGCGACAAATATTAGGGAGGCCAGTACCCAATAATCAAATGCAAGATAGCTGGTAGATTCAACCCCAATGAGTAAAAATAATAAAGATAATATAGAGATCTCTACAACGCTCCAGAAACCGTCCAGTGATTCACGGAAATGGTCTTCTTGTAGGGAGCGGTTAAATTCAAATGAAAGCATGATGCCAGCAAAAACGGTGGCCAATACCCCGGACACACCGAAATGCTCTGCAGTATTAAAAATTCCATAAGCAAGAACAATACTTAGCATCACTTGGTATTCTTTGTGATGGGTAATGTGTATAGCCTTACTAAACAGCCACCCAAATACTAACCCGATAAGCATTCCTCCGATAGATACAAATAAAAATTCACCTAGGAAAGAACGAATAGAAAAAGTCTTATCATGAAGAAATATACTTAAAATCACTGTGAATATGACGATACTTGTTCCATCGTTAATCAGGGATTCACCTTCTACTACATCAGCCATCATCTCGTCTCCGGAAGATTTCTTAAGAATGGAAACGATGGAAACAGGGTCTGTTGGGGTAAGCATAGCTGCAATTAACATAGACCCAACCAATGATAGTGATACAAAAAGACCGCTCACGACATAGATTGTCCAACCTAAGAAAAGGACCGTGAGCATGATTCCTATGGTAGCCAAGAAGCTTATAATCCCGGCATTCCTTTTAAGGGCGTTGGGAGAAAACCGATAGGCTGAAGTAAAAAGCAAGCCCGGTAGAAAGACATGATAAATCATGTCTTTAGTAACTTCAATGGAAGAAAAATAGGGGATAAAGGAGAGCCCAATACCGACAACGATCAATATAAGTGGCACAGGGAAATTCTCTTTCTTTTTATCAATGGTGAAAATGATGTAGCCGATAAACAATAAAATCATGATTGGTGTTGTCGCCATTTTATATTTCTCCCGTCTTCCAGTTTAAAAGAATCAGGAATGAACAGATTCATTCCTGATTAAATAGCTTATACCGCTAACTTGTATTTAAACACTTACCTTCTATAAAAAGAGTTTCTACACTAGGGAATAATAGTTATTCTTTAAACGAGACTTCTGAATGCTTTGATATTTTTTTAGTAAGGTTCTTGTAATTTTCCTCATATCCCGTTGTTTTTGCGATATTAAAAAGCGCGCTATAAAACTTCCTATTATCTAGGTGATGCATATATTCATATTTGAATCCACTGGCTGTATATGTGGCAAAATCCCAGACAGCTTGGTGGTCTCGTTTGCTCACTCCTTGAGCAATTGCATCTAATACTTTTAAAAATTCAACAGTAATGACCACATTTTCCCTAGCATAATGACGTATAGAAGCGAATCCAATATATAAATAATCGTCAAAGTCGAGATTCTGTAATATAAGACGAAGGTTATAATCTTTATCCGTTAAATAGGGTGTGAACTTCGCCTTCTGAGAAATGTGTATAAGTAAATCTCCAATCTCATAAATAGTACTTGAGGCTGTTTTGGGATCATCATTCCCCAGGGCACGAATTGCAATTTCAACAAATTTATTAATACTGTATTCAATATCCTGAATTTCTGTTTGGCTCTTGCCGATATGAAACATGTTTTTATAGTTAAATTCATTGATGGTCGTGGTCTCTTTCTTCTTCCAATACGTTAACAAGGGTGTCGAGCCGAAGACGAAATTCCCTACTTTGTATTCTAACCGTATAATGAGATCATCCTTACAAGCTGCCTCAATCAATGGAACAAAATCAACGGTTTGTAAATAGCCCGACTGATCAATGGCTATTTGGTGTCCCTCGGATTCTGGAAGTTGACCATTGATCATTTTGGCGTCCTCTACCCTGTAAGGCTCAAGCTCACTAAGTAAGGAATTCTCAATAATATCAACGGATTCCCTTTTCATATCCCCAGTCATATTCGACACTTGCAGCCAAGTGACAATGTGGTTAATAAATACAGCAAAAGCTGCTAAAGATAATACAGTCAGTAATGTGGCTGTAACCGGGATCAAAGAATATTGGGAAGCTGTTTCGCCGTTAAGGAACAGTAGACAGAGCAATACATACAGGAAGCTCCCGTTAAAAATCCCCAGTGTTCGCTGTGTCACTTTGGTCATCATAAAATTCTTTAGTATTCTCGGTGAAAATTGAACAGCGAAAGTAGTCAAAGCTGTTAACATTCCATAAAAGGTGAAGGACGTTAAGGATAAAAGCCCAGTTGTCAGTGTGCTTAATATGGTACTGGTCAATTGAAAACCTGCACTCAGAACAGAAGGGATCATGTTGCCAAACTCCATCTTCAGGTCTGCCCATACAGTTACGACAAAGAGCAGCAGGGATAATCCTGCATAAATGATGGGTGTCACCCAGAGGTTAGAGTAAATCTGGTGCCATTTCTCTCTTTTAGACATATTTTTATATTTTTTAATTTTTGCTTGGAGTTTTTTTCGATTCTTCACTTGGCCACTCCTCTATGAACATGGTGTATATTCCCCCCCTATACCTTTTTTTATTAGGTTTTAATCTTTAACAACCGTTCGAAATAAAAAAAGAGATAACTTCTCTTCTAAAAGGTTTGTTACCGGGGAGAGGACAAGATCTAACAATTGTAATGATAATGTTAGTATAGCGACATGTTCACTTCTACTGATCTATGTTACTATTTTACTCAATCCAAATATTCTTGGAGGGGTAATATGAGGCAATATCAGGCAGGAGAATTGATAGAGAAGCGATGTAGGAAATGCTTTCATGATGAAGCGAAAGTTATGAAGGTGGAACGAAGGGAATTCGAGGAGAAAATGGTCCTCTTCCTCTTGTGTCAGTGCCCGGAGTGCGGGATGAATGATGATGAGCTTATCCCAGAAGATGAATCTGTAAATAAATGACTTTATAAATAGAAGGGGTTCTTGTTTGATAAAAGCAACCCCTTCCTATGCGAAAGCCCTCTGATTTAATTGACTTGTTGGATGAGGGGCAGTGCTGAGAAAGCTCTCCAGATTACTTATAAAAATAGTCTGGAGCAAGCTTTTGGAAACATATTGTATGTAATCAGACCATGCTTTGAGGTTACGACTGCAAACTAAACAAATAACATGAACTAAAAGGAGTTGTGAAATAGCAGCTTCTTTTTTGTTCTCGAGCATACTCCATTATCCCGCATAATCAAAAAAACCATCATCAGGGCTATACGATTATAGGTTAATGAAGGAGGAGTAGCAAACCAGGGGCTTCACCAATTGCAAAAAATGATTCCTAACCAGAAAGTCAATATATCTTAGTTGAAATTTCTTAAATAATGTCGCGACGTTTATAAAAAATTTACTAGGCTTCACCTATAAAGGTATTCCGTAATAGGGCCATTATATTGAAGACTTAAATTCGAGATAATGAAGTAATTAAAAACTAATTACCTATTAAAGGTGTAATATAGGGGGCAAGTCAGGAAAATGCGGATTTACAACGATAAGGGGTAGTGCTGATACATATCACAGGTAATTATTGGGGATAGCTAAAGTAATAATACGAGTGAATAGGGGTGTTAAAGTGGAACAGGGAAAACAGAGAAGGCTGACAGCCACAGAAATATCTCAAATTTGGGCTCAGTATATGAATGATAGTGGCAGCATTTGTATGCTAACATACTTTTTAGAAAAGGCTGAGGATGCTGAAATAAAGCCTGTAATTGCTCATGCTTTAGAGATATCTCAATCTCATATACAAAAAGTAACTTCAATACTTACTGAGGAAAAGAATAAATTACCTCATGGATTTAAGTTGGAGGAGGATGTTGATTTAACAGCTCCCAGACTTTTTTCTGATACCTACGTGTTAAACTTTATACACAATATGGCTAAAATTGGACTTACTGCTTATTCAGTTAGTTTATCTGTAGCTATAAGAGCTGATATTACAGACTTTTATATGGAATGTCTTTCTGAGACACAACAGTTATATAAGATGTCAAAGGACTTACTTTTATCAAAAGGTCTATATACAAGACCTCCTTTCTTTCCAAATATAGGGCAATTTGAATATGTAGAAACAAAAGGATTCTTTTTAGATTTCTTTGGAGAAAAAAGACCTTTACAGGCTTTAGAGGTAACTAATCTTTACACTAATTTTCAAAGGAATGCTTTAGGAGCAGCTACTGTAGCTGGATTTAGTCAGGTTGCACAAACAAAGGATGCAACACAATTCTTTTTAAAACTTATAGATGTTGCAAAAAGGCAGACTAAAACATTTGGGGCAAAATTAGAGGAAAGCAATCTCCCTGTTCCATTGTCTTGGGGTTCAGATTTAACAGAAAGTACAGCCTATACCTTTTCAGATAAACTCATGATGTACTATACATCTCAATTAATTGCTTTAAGCATTGGTTATTATGGTACAGCAATAGCTCAAAGTCCTAGAGTGGATTTAGCTGTAATGTATAACAAGTTATCATTAGAGGTACAAAAACTTTCTGAGAAAGGAGCCAATATAATGATAAACAATAAATGGATGGAACAGCCTCCTATGGCTCCTGACAGAATTGAGTTAGCCAAAAGAAATAATTCATAAATTTTGTGAATCCCTGGCATGTATTGAAAACTAAATAGCCCTCAACACATGCCAGCTAATAGCAAAATATTCAATCTTAGGGCGCAATTGCTTAATAAGATTACTTATGGACTGGCCGGCTTTTGACGTTCAGTCTATTTTTATCTCAATAGGGTTTACCCTATTGAGATTCTTTTGCAATACGATGATTACGGTGTGATTTTTGTCAATCAGTGAGAAATCATTTGATATTTCTCTTCTTCAACCGTTAGCTGATTTTTATGTGGAAGAAGATTTGTTCGATAGTCTGGCTCTTTCGTATATATAAAGAAAGGCGCTATCCCCAGATAAGCATCTTTTTGTGGAAGAAAGTAATTGACCTCTAAACTAACAAAGTTTATATCTTTTTTTTGTATCAATCTTTGGGATCAATGATGGCTAAAACCTGAAGATGAAATTTCAACGATGATCGTAATTCTAATGTTTGTTTTGTTGAATTAGTAAGAGGGAATACAAAAGAAGTATAGTAGAGAAGGGAGAGTATGAAATGAGTCATTTTGAAATACAGAAGTCAAGTGATGGACAATTCTTCTTTTTATTAAAAGCAGGAAATGGCGAGATTATTGTGACAAGCGAGTTGTACACCTCGAAGCAGAGCTGTAATAATGGGATAGAGAGTTTAAAAACAACTCCAACAGAGGCAGAAGTTCGAGAATTAACTTAAAAGGGGTAAACACCTCTCCCAAAAATGTTAAATCTTACAGTGAACAACAGAGTAAAGTAAACAAAAAGGTTCATGAGGCAATTAGCTTCTCATGAACTTTTTTTGTATTCTCACTTATTCGGTGGGTTATCTTTACGAATGTCTTATGAGTTAAGTTTAAAACATCGATAGCCGGGAATGCTGTGATTCTGGGTATTTATAATAAACTCAACAAATTATTTGGTATGGAGGTTTTTTCAATATTTACTTTAAGTGACATTCCGATGTTTTTTGTTAATTTTTTCTTAATTTTACCGATTGTAACACTTGTGCATGAGGCTGGACATGTTTTGGTGGCAAGATTATTTGGAGGGAAAATTAAATTTTGTATAGGTACAGGTGAAACCCTTTTAAATATAGGTTCATTAGAAGTGAAAAAGAAATATTTTATGGAAGGATTATGTCAGTATGAAAAACTCACTTACAATAAAACGTGGGCTCATGTTTCTATTTATTTAGCCGGTAGTATATTTAATCTGGTCGTAATTTTAATAGTAAACTCTTTAATATTTGCTGATATCCTTCCTAAGAGCTTGTTCTTTAATCAATTTGTTTATTTCTCATTTTATTTTATATTCTTTTCTTTAATGCCATTTAAGAATGACGGTGGGAAGCCCAGTGATGGCATGGCAGCCTATGAAGTAATTAAATATGGAAAAGCAAAAGATCCGATTGACTAGATTAATGTACAATCATTTTCATATTAACTGCAGTTAGGTAAAGCAATTACCTTCAAGTATATAAACTTTAGTCGTTCAGAATTTTGGTTTGAGTTTTATTATTTATATTCTAATCATTCTTGATTTATAATATTTTTGAAAACTTTTTATGATAAATATGTTAATGATTCCCGACTGATTTTTTCTCTATTGTAACGCTGTATAAGTTCCTGCGTTTCTTTATTCCCTTCTATGTATCTAATTTGTGAAGAAAAGCGCCCGTACAAATAATTTAACCGAAATATCTAGAGAGTTAAAGGGATAAAAAAAGGGTAAGTGGGGAGAACAGGTTATATTAATACAGGGAGTGAAGTGATGAACAAAAGAGAAGGGCTTTCTTCAAAAATTCAAAAATATAGAAATATGTCAAAAAGAGAAAAATGGCACCAGATTTACTCTAATCTTTGGGTAACGCCGATTATGTATGCAGGGTTATTTTTATTGCTTTTTGCCTTAACCGTGTGGGGCGACCTGAAGATGGAGTTTGGCGACATGATGCCTTCTATTTTGAGTGCAAGTTATAAATTGACCGAAACCATTTTAAGTACCTTAACGGCGGGACTTTTATCATTAAACGCCTTTACCTTTTATGGTGTATTAACAGCTTTAACTACTTTCGCTGGTCAATTTTCCCCGAGAATACTAAAGAATTTCATGATGACCAAGGTGACCCAGCGAACACTAGGGATTTTTAACGGGAGCTTCCTATATGTATTGCTTTGTCTATTATTTCTTAACGGGGAAACAGTCTCCCAATATACCTTGATCCCAGTCACAGCCACATTTTTGACAGCTTTATGTTTAGGGAGTTTTGCTATTTTTATTAATCACATCGTCAATTGGCTTCAAGTGTCAAATATGGAGGAAGATATGAAAAGGGAATCCATTGATATTATTGATAATTCCTTGCTTAGTGAGCTTGATCCTTACAGGGTAGAGGAGGAAGGGACAATAAACGGTCAACTCCCAGAATATCAGGGGCATCAGATAAGCATTGATGATTCAGGTTATTTACAAACGATTGATTTTGTACCATTAATCGAGGAAGCATGTAAAGATGATCTCATTATTCGGCTAGAATACAAAGTGGGGAATTTTGTATTTGGCTCAACGCCATTGTTAACCTATTGGAAAAAGGAAGGAAACACAACCATTGATGAATTTAAATATAATAATATGTTTCATATAGGAGATGGACAAACAGAAATTCAAGATATTGAATTCAGCATCAATAAATTTGTTGAAATTGCAATTCGTGCCTTGGGAAATGATGACCCCACAACAGCAACTGGCACCATTTATGAGATTGGAGATTTACTTATCAACATCTCTCAGAAGGCGAAGTTTACCCCTTATTTAACTGATAAAGATTCTAACCTTCGTCTTATTTTACAAAATCTTAAATTTGACGATTATTTATATATTGGATTTGCCTCTACTCGTCATTATGCAAGAGATAACGTGGTCATTACCATTGAGTTATTGAAAGTCCTCAATGCGATTGCGCAAGGAGTGAGCAAACGAGATTATCCACATGTATGGGATTTTGCCGTATATACGGCAAGTGGATTCGAATATGAATATATGCATCATCTAGATAACGGGAAGTTTTACAATGCGCTTTTTAATATTGCCAAAACAACGGGACATGAGGAAGATTACAGAAACCTTACAGAAAAAACACCAAGGAAAGCGAATGAAGTGGAAAGCCTAGTGATGTCATAGCAGCCTATGAAGTAATTAAATATGGAAAAGCAAATGATCTGAGTATTGTTAGGAAATGATGATCTAAGGAAGCCCAATTTCCTCCTTAATCCAGGGAGAGAAATTGGGCTTTTTTCTTTCTTATAATCGACTAACAATAAATAAAGCAACTTATATCTATTCTCTCTCTTTAGATTCTGGTACTGATCATAAACGACTTGTCATTTTTTCTTCTCTGCGGATAGAGGAATCACTTTCCAATGCACGTTATCGACAGTAATGGTATTTAACTCATCTTTCATCGCATTAGCATCTTCCAGCGTATGAAATATTTTGACGGTATCAGTACCTGAATGATGAAGTTCTTTGGGTGGTTTTGTACCGTTGGAGATTAATTTATACAACATGAAATAAATACACGTCCTACTCTATTAATAATTTTATCTTTTTCTCATTGTAACACTATATAGTAAACGTATCTTGTATGAGCCCCTTAATACCGATTTTATTTTACAAACCTAGCTATTAATATTTTTTGAAATCAACGACAAGTTAAGAAAAGGAGTACTAGCTTAACATCATCAATTTCACTACTATGATCAAGATAGATCGGCTAAACGTCGATGATATGACTATGAAATTAAAAGATAAAGGAATTACTATTCTTTATACAAGCAAGCACCCATTTGCTGGAGGAGATGACCATCACGCTGTTTACTTTAAAGACCCTGACAGAATAAAAGTGGAACTTGTAGCATCTTAACAGTTCAACAATAGGGCCATTATCTGGAAGACTTGAATTCAAGATAATGGCCCTATAATGGAGCAATTCTTTGTTCCAATTTATTTTGAAGTAAGGTGGGTTCAGTTAAGAGTAGTATTGTTTCATAAGTGAAACCGATTTGAATTCCAACCGTAATATAAGTGGTAGGGGGGCATTTTTATGGAAGATAAAAAGTTTTTTTACATACTAGGTGGCGTTTCATACGTTTCTTGGCCACTCTATTTTCTTCTATACTCATCGGAATATACTACACAAAAGATTATTAAAGGTATCACGTTTATCTCCGTAGTAATGATTATCTACTTTGCAATTACAGTCTTCTACTTTCGCCAAAAAGACGAGGACTAATAGCTTTTCTGGTTTTTATAATCAAGGTTATTCAGTTATAGGGTGCCATTCCGGAATAAGGCTTGGCGCCCGTTCCTTCTATAAGGGCCAGATTGCTAATAAAATTTTCAGGAGTGGTAAGTTGAACAGAGACAAAAAATCAGCGAAATCGAATAATGAATCTACTGTCAAATCAAAAAAGAAAGTTATTGCAATCAGCTTATTTATTGTTTTAAGCGTAGTGTTGGTATTGCAAGGTTGTAATACCGAAAACGAAAGTGCAAATAACATTGACATAGCAGCCAAAAAGGTGAGCGATTTGTTTGAGGTAGAAGATGAAGAAAAAGTCAAAGAGGGGAAGTCAAGTAAGATAAAAGATTCAACAGGCAAAGAACAAATTGATGAAGCACTGGAAGTAATCGATAAAATTGATACGAGTGACGGGGAACAGAGTGAGAACTATGCGATTGCATTCAGTCTTCAATCTGCTGTCCTCAATGCTCAATTACAATTAAAAGAACGGGAAGGTACACTGGAGTCATCTGATAACAGTGCGCAAGACGAACAAAAAGAAGAAGAATTTCATCCAGATGAAGATGATGTTGTATTGAAAAATAATGAATTAAAAAATAAAGATATACTTGAAGAGTTTATGAAAGTCGCTGGAGAAAACGGCAAAAACAATGAAAGTGAGATTAGAGTAGTGAAGGATAAAGGGCCGCTGATTTATGATTTAAAATCAAGATATGATAAAAATGCCGATCAGAGTTGGATAGGGGTTATTCCAGATTTGAGTCATTATAGCGCATCAGAAAATGAAGTAAAAGACGTTTTCAATACGCGCCAGCAATGTGGCTATATGTCAAAAGATAAGCAAGAAGGGTATTATAAATTGAATAAATGTCAAACGCATTGGGCATATCGGTTTCTTCCAATTGTTAATGATAATGAAAAATAATGGCTTTTTATAGAGATGAAGCTTATTGCTTAAACGGGGCGCGATTCTGAGATAATGAATTGTGCTCTTTCTTTATGTATAGGGCCAGATTCTTGAATAAACAATGTTAAAATAAATATTGAATACATACATTGAAATGGTGATAAGAATAGAAGGTAAAGTAATTGGAGAGAAGTTAGATGTTCTTGACTATCATGTTTATGGCATTCTAAAAATGGTGAAAAGTTTCCCATCAAACCACCTCCAATTACAAGCAGTTTTCTAACTACTAGTTTGCTTTTATTTATTCTTCTTCGCTAATCCTATTCTGTCAGGAGCCATAGGAGGTTGTTCCATCCATTTATTTTTTATCATAATGTTAGCTCCATTAACAGAAATTTTCTGTATTTCTAGTACCAATTTATTATACATTGTTCCTAAATCCATCCTAGGGCTTTGAGCTATGGCTGTACCATAATATCCAATACTTAAAGAAATTAATTGAGATGTATAGAACATCATGAGCTTATCTGAAAATGTATAATCCGTGCTTTTTGTTACATCTGAACCCCAAGACAATGGAGTAGGGAGATTGCTTTCCTCTAATTTTGCTCCAAATGCTTTAGCATGTTTTTTTGCAATTCCTATAAGTTTTAGAAAGAATTGAGTTGCATCCTTTGACTTTGATACCTGACTAAATCCAGCTACTGTAGCTGCTCCTAAAGCATTCCTTTGAAAATTGGAGTAGAGGTTAGTTACTTCTAATGCTTGTAAAGGTCTTTTTTCTCCAAACAAATCTAAAATAAACCCTTTTGTTTCCACATATTCAAGCTCCTCTAAATTAGGAAAGAAAGGAGGTCTTGTGTATAGGCCTTTTGACAACAGTAAGTCCTTTGACATCTTGTACAGTTGCATTGTCTCAGAAAGACATTCCATATAAAAGTCTGTAATATCAGCTCTTATAGCTACAGATAAACTAGCTGAATAAGTAGTAAGTCCAATTTTAGCCATGTTTTGTATAAAATTTAAAACATAGCTGTCAGAGAAGAGTCTAGGTGCTGTTAAATCAACATCCTCCTCCATCTTAAAGCCATGAGGCAATTTGTTCTTTTCTTCAGTAAGTATTGCTGTTATATTATTTACATGAGCTTGAGATAACTCTAAGGCATGAGCAATCATAGGCTTTATCTCTTCATCCTCAGCCTTTTCTAAGAAATAACTCAACATACAGATGCTTGCACTATCATTCATGTACTGAGCCCAAAGTTGGCCTATTTCTGTAGATGTCAGCCTTATCTGTTTTCCCTGTTCTTCCTGGTCCATTCAATCCCTCCAATTATAAGCAGTTTCTAACTATTAGTTTGTCTAAACTATTGTTATAGGTAGTCGGCTCTAAAGAAAATACAATATGTTTTTTCTATTTGGTACAGTTCATAATGGAACAAAATCAGTTTTAAAATTACATATTTTAGATTTTCCGTAAACGTGCTTTCGCGGAATAACACTTGGCGCCTGTTCCATACATAAGGGCCAGATTGTCGAAGATAACATAGGATAAGAATTCTAATTAATTTCATAAGAGCACAAAGGATCCCTATTTATATAGGACCTCGATGTGTATGTTTGTTTCTTTAACTACTAGCTTAACGGGAGCTTAACTCTTTTATAATCAGACCGATTACTACCCCCGGTACTACGCACATTATGGGTAACCATACAGGACCGAATAAGATTCCCATGATCTTGAAGGTTGGCGAAAAAATTAGGCCAACTGTTACAAGATAGGCGGAAAATGCAAATGGCAAAAATGCAAAAGGCGACTTTCCACCACCAGCATCTTTGTACGCATCCCACATCGCAAAAAAGTACAAACAAGGATAAAACATTAACCATTGATAATTCGCTTGTTGAATCGCTTTTTCAATCTCCCCATGAAAACTTAAAAGGATCACTTCGTTAAAATTAGATTGAACATTCACCAGAAATTCCAATGCAATGATAAGTAATCCCTTGAGAAACTTACCGTTTAAAATCTGACCAAAACCAGGTAATGCGATACTCCAAAGTAATTTTTCATACTTATTATTTCGATTCATATTAACCATCCAAGTGATTGTAGATGTTATAACCATAACCAATTGTTTTAAGTTTTTTCTTCTTTGTAAAAAAATAGACATTGCTTATTGCTCATTTGGAATTTGTTTTTCTCTGTTTGGGGATGGGTTTAGACATTATTTTTTTAGTTTATCTCGTTCTTCCATCTGAGGCTCTTCTTCCATCCATCCGTTTCTAATCATGATTTTTGCACCTTCATGGGCATATTGGAATACATCTTTCATAAAAACCATGATTTTAGCTGATAAATCATTCCGTAAACTAAAAGCAGTTCCTAGAGAATTCCCACCTAAGGAAAAGCTGCAAAAAAGACTGGTACAATACATCATTAATTTATCAGAAAAA comes from the Halobacillus shinanisalinarum genome and includes:
- a CDS encoding DUF2254 domain-containing protein, whose protein sequence is MKNRKKLQAKIKKYKNMSKREKWHQIYSNLWVTPIIYAGLSLLLFVVTVWADLKMEFGNMIPSVLSAGFQLTSTILSTLTTGLLSLTSFTFYGMLTALTTFAVQFSPRILKNFMMTKVTQRTLGIFNGSFLYVLLCLLFLNGETASQYSLIPVTATLLTVLSLAAFAVFINHIVTWLQVSNMTGDMKRESVDIIENSLLSELEPYRVEDAKMINGQLPESEGHQIAIDQSGYLQTVDFVPLIEAACKDDLIIRLEYKVGNFVFGSTPLLTYWKKKETTTINEFNYKNMFHIGKSQTEIQDIEYSINKFVEIAIRALGNDDPKTASSTIYEIGDLLIHISQKAKFTPYLTDKDYNLRLILQNLDFDDYLYIGFASIRHYARENVVITVEFLKVLDAIAQGVSKRDHQAVWDFATYTASGFKYEYMHHLDNRKFYSALFNIAKTTGYEENYKNLTKKISKHSEVSFKE
- a CDS encoding YegP family protein, with translation MSHFEIQKSSDGQFFFLLKAGNGEIIVTSELYTSKQSCNNGIESLKTTPTEAEVRELT
- a CDS encoding DUF3231 family protein; this translates as MEQGKQRRLTATEISQIWAQYMNDSGSICMLTYFLEKAEDAEIKPVIAHALEISQSHIQKVTSILTEEKNKLPHGFKLEEDVDLTAPRLFSDTYVLNFIHNMAKIGLTAYSVSLSVAIRADITDFYMECLSETQQLYKMSKDLLLSKGLYTRPPFFPNIGQFEYVETKGFFLDFFGEKRPLQALEVTNLYTNFQRNALGAATVAGFSQVAQTKDATQFFLKLIDVAKRQTKTFGAKLEESNLPVPLSWGSDLTESTAYTFSDKLMMYYTSQLIALSIGYYGTAIAQSPRVDLAVMYNKLSLEVQKLSEKGANIMINNKWMEQPPMAPDRIELAKRNNS
- a CDS encoding cation:proton antiporter translates to MATTPIMILLFIGYIIFTIDKKKENFPVPLILIVVGIGLSFIPYFSSIEVTKDMIYHVFLPGLLFTSAYRFSPNALKRNAGIISFLATIGIMLTVLFLGWTIYVVSGLFVSLSLVGSMLIAAMLTPTDPVSIVSILKKSSGDEMMADVVEGESLINDGTSIVIFTVILSIFLHDKTFSIRSFLGEFLFVSIGGMLIGLVFGWLFSKAIHITHHKEYQVMLSIVLAYGIFNTAEHFGVSGVLATVFAGIMLSFEFNRSLQEDHFRESLDGFWSVVEISILSLLFLLIGVESTSYLAFDYWVLASLIFVASLLVRFLIIAGATQTFPVWRHTINWRESLLLSWSGLKGSMSVFLILNLQAQEAQGTELILSLTFAAVLLSLVVQSIGIHPLSKKLLNRG
- a CDS encoding site-2 protease family protein, with translation MILGIYNKLNKLFGMEVFSIFTLSDIPMFFVNFFLILPIVTLVHEAGHVLVARLFGGKIKFCIGTGETLLNIGSLEVKKKYFMEGLCQYEKLTYNKTWAHVSIYLAGSIFNLVVILIVNSLIFADILPKSLFFNQFVYFSFYFIFFSLMPFKNDGGKPSDGMAAYEVIKYGKAKDPID
- a CDS encoding DUF3231 family protein; protein product: MDQEEQGKQIRLTSTEIGQLWAQYMNDSASICMLSYFLEKAEDEEIKPMIAHALELSQAHVNNITAILTEEKNKLPHGFKMEEDVDLTAPRLFSDSYVLNFIQNMAKIGLTTYSASLSVAIRADITDFYMECLSETMQLYKMSKDLLLSKGLYTRPPFFPNLEELEYVETKGFILDLFGEKRPLQALEVTNLYSNFQRNALGAATVAGFSQVSKSKDATQFFLKLIGIAKKHAKAFGAKLEESNLPTPLSWGSDVTKSTDYTFSDKLMMFYTSQLISLSIGYYGTAIAQSPRMDLGTMYNKLVLEIQKISVNGANIMIKNKWMEQPPMAPDRIGLAKKNK
- a CDS encoding DUF2254 domain-containing protein; the encoded protein is MNKREGLSSKIQKYRNMSKREKWHQIYSNLWVTPIMYAGLFLLLFALTVWGDLKMEFGDMMPSILSASYKLTETILSTLTAGLLSLNAFTFYGVLTALTTFAGQFSPRILKNFMMTKVTQRTLGIFNGSFLYVLLCLLFLNGETVSQYTLIPVTATFLTALCLGSFAIFINHIVNWLQVSNMEEDMKRESIDIIDNSLLSELDPYRVEEEGTINGQLPEYQGHQISIDDSGYLQTIDFVPLIEEACKDDLIIRLEYKVGNFVFGSTPLLTYWKKEGNTTIDEFKYNNMFHIGDGQTEIQDIEFSINKFVEIAIRALGNDDPTTATGTIYEIGDLLINISQKAKFTPYLTDKDSNLRLILQNLKFDDYLYIGFASTRHYARDNVVITIELLKVLNAIAQGVSKRDYPHVWDFAVYTASGFEYEYMHHLDNGKFYNALFNIAKTTGHEEDYRNLTEKTPRKANEVESLVMS
- a CDS encoding DUF4181 domain-containing protein, with protein sequence MKRKGLLDEDRKRLYIVLESLIYILIIGYIFFMNVNFWSVMPPPMFLLFSAIFLLRGIEELKEDKESMAYYYEWFLASFILIMFIISFVNELLKL